The DNA window CGTCAGCGGCGCGGCCGCTCCTGACCCGCACCCCAGACGCTGACGCCCCCTTGGCGGACCCGCAGCCTCGGCTCAAGGCGGGGATCTCCTCTAAGGTCAAGGGTAAAAGACGGGGCAGGGGTTCGCCCCCTCCAGGGAGGGCTCTCGACTCGGCCTCGAGCTGCCGGGCTGGGGAGGCCGCGCTGGCCGCCGGACGCCGGGGCCTCCCCGCACCTGGCGGGCCGCGCAGCGTCGTGCTCACCGCGCGGGCGGGACGCCGCGGCTGGGAGGGCGGCAGGCACCGCCGAGGCCCCAGGACCCGGGAGCGGCCGGAGACCCCGGCGGGACACGACGCGGCCCGGGGGAGAGGGGCCGCGGCCGCAAGGTCACAGCCGGCTCGGGGCGCGCGGGGGTCGGGGCCGGGCGGGCCTCGCGGGGGTCGGGCCGAGGGCGGCAGCCGCGGGGCCGCGGGGCCGCGCAGCCCTCACCTCGGCCGCGAGGAACAGAAAGGCGGTGACAAGCCGCGCCAGCGCCGCAGCCGCCATGTCCGCGGGTCCCGCCGCAGCTGAAGGCACAAGTTTCCCAGCGACGCCCCGGGCTCCGCACTGCGCACGCGCTGTTTTGCGCGCCGGGTCAAAGGGCGCGGCGCCTGCGCAGATCGGCCGGAGGCAAGATGGCGGTGCGCGGGCCGGCGGAGGGGGTGGAGGCCGTGGGCGCGGGGCCGCGGGGGCCGGGGCCGGGATGCAGAGGGGGTCGGGGTGCAGAAGAGGAGGGGGCCGGGGTGCAGAAGAGGACGGGGACGCGGTGGAGAGGGGGACGGGGTGGAGAAGGGGACGGGGACAGAGTGTAAAGGGGGACGGGTCCACGAGGAATGGGGACGGGGTGCAGACGGGGACGGGTGCACAGGAGGTCGGGGTGCAGAGGGAGACGGTGCAGAGGGGGACAAGGCCACGAGGAATGGGGACGGGGTGCAGAGGGGGACGGGTGCACAGGAGGTCGGGGTGCAGAGGGAGACGGTGCAGAGGGGGACAAGGCCACGAGGAATGGGGACGGGGTGCAGAGGGGGACGGGTGCAGAGTGGGGCAGGACGGGTCCACGAGGCATGGGATCCGTGTGTAGAGGGGGACAGGGCCACGAGGAATGGGGATGGGGTGCACAGGAGGACGGGGTGCAGAGGGAGATGGGTGCAAAGGGGGATGGGATGCAGAGGGGATAGTGTCACGGGGACGGGAaggggtacagagggggacagggAGGCATGCATAGGGGGGCGGGGCTACGGGGAACTGGACGGGGTACAGAAGGGGACAGGGTCATGAGGAATGGGGACAGGGTGCAGAGGGGGACGAGCCTCGGGGAACGGGGATGGGATGGGGTACAGAGGGGGAGAGGGGCTCCTATAGCAGGTGCTCACCCTGGGTTAGGGACGGGAGCTGCCGGTGGGGAGGCCGTGAGGGTTGAGGGCTGTGGACAGCAGCCTCACATGCTGTGCCCCCCTCaggacaaagagaagaagaagaaggagagcaTCTTGGACCTGTCCAAGTACATCGACAAGACCATCCGGGTGAAGTTCCAGGGGGGCCGTGAAGGTGAGGCCCAGGGCACGCTGGCTTGGCGGTGCAAGCAGCGGTGAAGAGGGCTCTGCGTGCTTGACCGGGCCACTTTGCGCAGTCAGACTGACCTAGCTGGAAGGGAGGGACCGGTGTGCCCACTTTGCAGTGGGGATGCTGAGGCTCGGAGGGGGGAACAACACAACCCAGTGGCACAGCTGGGTCGGGACTCGGGACCTGGCCTCCCACGTGGTCCCGTCTCTATAGCCCCCCAGGCGCCCGCCTTCCTGATCTCTTGGCTTCTGTTCCTGCTCCCCAGACACCAGGGCCTCCCCTCTGCCCTGTGCCCCTGTGGGACCAGAGGTTCTCTGGCtggccatccccagcactgcagcaGATGGAGCAGCATGCCTGGCCTCCCCCGTTCCAGGCCAGGAGCACTGCGGGTGGTGACAACCAGAGTGGCCCCAGACAGGGCCAGTGTCCCCTGTAGCAGTTTCCACTGGTTGGGAACCACAACTCTGTGACCAACCTGCACGTGGTGGCCAAAGGAACCTGTTAGGGTGGGTTCCCTCGCGCCTGCTCCCACCCTGCAGGGCTCCCCACTCCGGGTCAAGCCTGCCCTCCTCCAGCAGGTGAGGGCCCAGCACTCACTGCCGCTCTGTGCTCGCCGTCTCGGGGCCGAGCCCTGCGTCTGGCCTGTGCAGGACCTAGCAAGAGCAAGGCTTTCAGAGGGCAGGAGCCAGGCCGTGTGCCGTGGCCCTTTGACCCTGTGGTCCACTGGTGAGAGCAGCAGTGGGCCCTGGACTCTGGTCCCAGGCAGCtgccctctctgagtctcagtgTCCTCATGGCATTCAGGGCTACCTCCACCTGCTCCCCAGGTGGCTGTGTGACTCCAAGGCTCTTGGCCCAGGCTGAGGCGGCTCCTCCCGCAGCAGGCACTGGTGGGCATCTCACTCACTGGGGGCAGCCTCTGGTGCTTGGCTCCTTCCTCCTCAGGTGGGGACTCAGGCGCCACCATGAGGTGGACACTTGGTATCAGAGCCTGGAAAGCACAAACCTGAACGTCCAGGTGCAGCCCACAGGTCAGCTCCGAGCTGAGCCGCCCGTGCCTGCTGGGCCCGTGCTGGTGCCCGGGCGGGCAGGGTGTCGGAGTGGACGCGGTTCTTGCTTTCCAGGGGCTGCCTCTGTTTCCTAATGTGGGTAGCAGATGGCCAGCAGGTTCAGTACCTCCCAGGTTTACAGGCCGAGAGCCCAGTGCCTGGGGCACAGGGTCTCAGACGTCACGAGACAGGGGTCTCTTTGGGCTTGTGATGTGGTGTCTGTGGACCCCATTCCTGCCTGGGCCGCTCTGCACATGGCAGCTTGCTCCCGTGGTGTGGGTTGGACAGATGTGTTCACATTGAGTGCTGGCTGGAGAAGGTCTTTGAGAAAGTCCTGGGTCTTGAAGGTCCCACCTGATTAGACCAGGCCCACCACAGCCATCTTCCTTAGGTTAACTCAAAGGCTTTTCCTCATCATCACATGACCTAATCTTAAGGGAGACACCCTGTGAGAGCCCAGGGCCAAACCCACAGTCACCCAGGTCAGGGGGGGGGTCCATTTGTAGACCTGCCTGGCAGCCGCAGCTCTCAGCCCATGATCCAGATGGAATCACAGGTGCTCCTGGGTCTGCAATTGCACCCCCTCCCTGCAGCCCACCAGGCAGGTGCCCTTGCTCAGAGACGGGCCCCCCCCAGAGCCAGGGCCTCTCGGGCATCAGGGCCAGGCATGAAGACCCAGCAGGGTGCAGACAGCTCCGCCTTTGCAGCTGCTGAGGTGCTGGTGTCACCCTGTGTGCTGGCACCGTCTCCAAAAGGGGTGCGGAGGGGAACAGGGCCACGGGGCGAGGGAGCCTGGACGGGCACGCCAGGTGCATGTGGGTCCTAGAGGAAGAGGCCAGAGAGGCTGGAAGCAGGGGCAGGGCAgagcaaggcagtgacctcaggaGTGACCTGGCAGGATGCGCCCTAGGCGCCCTGTCCCTCAGGACGTGTGAGGAGGTGAGACAAGTCACCTTTGCTTTCGTCTCTTCTGGGAGGACAGACCAAGAGAAAGGGGTTTCATGACGTTGGGAACCCATGCGCCCTGGCCCTCAGCACCCTGGACAGCCGCCTGGCCGCCCTGCCTTCCCACAGTGGTGACGGACACCAGGTGGCGCTCTCCGGGCACGGCTGGCTGCCCGCTGCCGCCTGCTGGCCCAGGGGTTCTGACCAGAGGTGGTGGTAGCTGTCACCTAGCCCTCCTGGAGCCCCCCTGGGTCCCCATACCTGCACTGGCAGCCCCTGGCAGGAGAGGACACCTGCTGGCCACCCCAGGCCCCTTTCCGACATCTGCCGCTGACCTTGGCTTTGCATTCTCCCGGTGACCTCTGTAAGCCAGTGGAATCCTGAAAGGCTTCGACCCGCTGCTCAACCTCGTGCTGGACGGCACCATCGAGTACATGCGGGGTGAGTCCAGCTGCAGGGGCCGGAAGGCCGTCCGTCGCCTTGGGGGCGTGGGAGATGCATGCCCTGCCGGTTGTTCCTGGGGTCCAGTTGTCCCTGGGGTCCAGCAGCCTGCGGTGCTGGAGTGGGCAGGGCCACAGGGAGGGGAGCTCGCCGAGAGCCGCCGCCTGAGCCGCTCCCAGCCGTCCTCTCCTCCTGGCCCGTCAGCACAGGGCCCGTCCCCCACCCAGAGGGACCGTATCCCCCTGTGTCTCCTCCTGGGGGAGCACCTGCCCCGGCGGCCCAGAGTGCCAGGGGACACAAGGACCTCGGGAAGGGGGAGGTCTGGCCCTTGGGCCTGTCCTCGAGGTTAGACAGGATCTGCTCTTGTCCCCTTGGGGTGACCCCACGTCgtgggaggaagaggcaggagggttgagagctcccagcctcagcaactgcacaAGGTCCTCCGTCAAAGTAGGTCTGAAGGGGCTCTGGGGTGGCTCAGTGGGTGTGCACCCCTGTTCCATCCCGTACCTGAAAACCGTGGGGGCTGGCTGAAGCCCTGCCCCGTGTGGGCAAGGCCTGGGTCTGACCCCAGCACTGACCCAAAGTAGACCCTCTGCACGTGCCTTCAGCCGTAGAGAAGGCCCCGCGCCACCCGCCTGCCACCCGCCTGCCACCTTGGGCGCCTGGGCCCCCACGTAGCTCCAGGGTCAGGGCACCCGAGTTCCCTGGGCCTCGGACCCGGTGGCTGCACACGGTTTCCCGCGGCTCTGGCCCCATGGTCACACACCAAGAGGCTGCCCATGAGGTCCTGGTCACTCGCAGCGTCTGCCCATGGGGGAGGGTGGAGCCGCCGCCCGGCccttagacagggtcttgctgacacACGGGGTACTGTCTGTCCTCCCGCAGATCCCGATGACCAGTACAAGCTGACGGAGGACACACGGCAGCTGGGCCTGGTGGTCTGCCGCGGCACCTCCGTGGTGCTCATCTGCCCGCAGGACGGCATGGAGGCCATCCCCAACCCCTTCATCC is part of the Callospermophilus lateralis isolate mCalLat2 chromosome 1, mCalLat2.hap1, whole genome shotgun sequence genome and encodes:
- the Lsm7 gene encoding U6 snRNA-associated Sm-like protein LSm7; translation: MADKEKKKKESILDLSKYIDKTIRVKFQGGREASGILKGFDPLLNLVLDGTIEYMRDPDDQYKLTEDTRQLGLVVCRGTSVVLICPQDGMEAIPNPFIQQQDA